One stretch of Streptomyces sp. NBC_01142 DNA includes these proteins:
- the fxsT gene encoding FxSxx-COOH system tetratricopeptide repeat protein, with product MTASRDGRIVTFYSYKGGTGRTMALANTAWILAANGRRVLAVDWDLEAPGLHRFFHPFLDPSTLGATTGVIDLITEYAWAATSPEPRRDDWHIDYARIQPHAVSLTPEALGWEFPEGGTLDFVSAGKQNREYSATVSTFDWDNFYDRLGGGHFFDALRDDMKANYDYVLIDSRTGLSDIADICTVHLPDILVDCFTLSDQSIDGAAAVARQIDERYGGRGIKIFPVPMRIDEGEKEKADAGRALARLKFDRFPTGLSGEELTAYWGAVEIPYRPYYAYEETLATFGDDAGLTNSLLSAFERLTSVVTDQQITAMPQVGEEARLRIRDAFTRRRPALPADLFLSYVAENRMWADWVESVLTRAGFRVVPRDVSAEPDAVDADAAAAENAARTVVLLSSAYLKSARAVEVWARAAAEDPGGGRRHLLPIRVGDVRLTTPYIDRNPVDLFRLDEVHATTSLLRALDRPVQLPDGSSPGPRFPGTVPKIWNAPPRNPGFTGRSVVLERMRDQLGGGMAVAAVLPQPQTLYGLGGVGKTQVALEYVHRFMADYDLVWWISAEQPDDVVAGLAELAVRLGAQGGEDMAAASQEAIDLLRRGVPSTRWLLVFDNADDPEQLKRFFPPQGPGHILVTSRNQSWSQYGDALPVDVFLREESIEHLQRRARGLSIQDADQVATAVGDLPLAVEQAAAWIAETATPVAEYLEQLREQAASVLALNQPAGYPEPVAATWNVSIERLKERSPAAVRLLQLCAFFAPEPISANLLYSKEMIDALKPYDSSLQEKLVLGRVIREIGRFALAKVDQVSNSIQVHRLVQAVIRAQLSEQEQRDARHAVHRVLAGARPDDDEPIDNPETWPRFATIWPHLGPSEARFCKEPETRRLMIDRVRYLWKRGDWNAASALGGELREIWKEKLGNDDLQYLYLRFHLSNILRSQGRYVEAKELDEVTLERQQEVLGTSHPHTYMTTSGLAMDLGTLGDYGRAMELATQAHEGFSQIFHESHPRTLAAANNLALNLRMVGQYAKAREIDQEVFDRRTEVLGPDHPYTLSSAMNLARDLREVGRYEDSVSMLSRTYDLYKEQLGRAFPGTLAAAKSLAVSLRRAGRLEDARRLTTATRNRYRAKYTSANPDSLACDLNLAADLFAAGEPVAARDLAQEVVDQYTKVPGDRHPYTLAAINNLGIFQWGCGAPEAAEQLLLRVTRTMREVLGESHPHALFSTINLANALADLGGLEEALAIEQRTVARLREVLGAHHPEVLGVASNVAVTLGMLGRKDEAAQLRAETVDELQRLLGDEHALTRLARDERRVHRDLEPLAV from the coding sequence ATGACAGCCAGTCGTGACGGGCGCATCGTCACCTTCTACTCGTACAAGGGAGGTACGGGCCGCACGATGGCCCTGGCCAACACGGCCTGGATTCTCGCCGCGAACGGAAGGCGGGTCCTGGCGGTCGACTGGGACCTGGAAGCGCCCGGCCTGCACCGCTTCTTCCACCCGTTCCTGGATCCCTCCACGCTCGGCGCCACCACCGGAGTGATCGATCTGATCACCGAGTACGCCTGGGCCGCGACCAGCCCCGAACCCCGCCGCGACGACTGGCACATCGACTACGCACGTATCCAGCCGCACGCTGTCTCCCTCACCCCGGAGGCACTGGGCTGGGAGTTCCCCGAGGGCGGCACGCTCGACTTCGTCTCCGCGGGCAAACAGAACCGCGAGTACTCGGCGACGGTCTCCACCTTCGACTGGGACAACTTCTACGACCGGCTCGGCGGCGGACACTTCTTCGACGCCCTGCGCGACGACATGAAGGCCAACTACGACTACGTCCTCATCGACAGCCGCACCGGCCTGAGCGACATCGCCGACATCTGCACCGTCCATCTGCCCGACATCCTCGTCGACTGCTTCACCCTCAGCGACCAGTCCATCGACGGCGCCGCCGCGGTCGCCCGGCAGATCGACGAGCGGTACGGCGGCCGCGGTATCAAGATCTTCCCGGTGCCGATGCGGATCGACGAGGGGGAGAAGGAGAAGGCGGACGCCGGACGCGCCCTGGCCCGGCTGAAGTTCGACCGTTTCCCCACCGGCCTGTCCGGCGAGGAGCTCACCGCCTACTGGGGCGCGGTGGAGATTCCGTACCGGCCCTACTACGCCTACGAGGAGACGCTCGCCACCTTCGGCGACGACGCCGGGCTGACCAACTCCCTGCTCTCCGCCTTCGAACGGCTCACCTCCGTCGTCACCGACCAGCAGATCACCGCGATGCCGCAGGTCGGCGAGGAGGCCAGGCTCCGGATCAGGGACGCCTTCACCCGCCGCCGCCCCGCCCTGCCCGCCGACCTTTTCCTCAGCTATGTGGCCGAGAACCGCATGTGGGCCGACTGGGTCGAGAGTGTGCTCACCCGGGCCGGCTTCCGGGTCGTGCCGCGCGATGTCTCCGCCGAACCGGACGCGGTCGACGCGGACGCGGCCGCGGCAGAGAACGCCGCCCGTACGGTCGTGCTGCTCTCCAGCGCCTATCTCAAGTCCGCCAGGGCGGTGGAGGTCTGGGCGCGGGCCGCGGCCGAGGACCCCGGCGGCGGTCGGCGGCATCTGCTGCCGATCAGAGTGGGCGACGTCCGGCTCACCACCCCGTACATCGACCGCAACCCGGTGGATCTCTTCCGGCTCGACGAGGTCCACGCCACCACCTCGCTGCTGCGCGCGCTGGACCGGCCGGTCCAGCTCCCCGACGGGTCGTCGCCGGGACCGCGCTTCCCCGGCACCGTGCCGAAGATCTGGAACGCACCGCCCCGCAACCCCGGCTTCACCGGGCGCTCGGTGGTGCTGGAGCGGATGCGCGACCAGCTCGGCGGTGGGATGGCCGTGGCCGCGGTGCTGCCCCAGCCACAGACCCTGTACGGACTCGGCGGCGTCGGAAAGACGCAGGTGGCGCTGGAGTACGTCCACCGCTTCATGGCCGACTACGACCTGGTCTGGTGGATCTCGGCCGAGCAGCCCGACGATGTGGTGGCCGGGCTCGCCGAACTCGCCGTCCGGTTGGGCGCCCAGGGCGGCGAGGACATGGCGGCCGCCTCGCAGGAGGCCATCGACCTGCTGCGGCGCGGGGTGCCGTCCACGCGCTGGCTGCTCGTCTTCGACAACGCCGACGACCCCGAGCAGCTCAAGCGCTTCTTCCCGCCGCAGGGACCCGGACACATCCTGGTCACCTCCAGAAACCAGTCGTGGTCGCAGTACGGAGATGCGCTGCCCGTCGATGTGTTTCTGCGCGAGGAGTCCATCGAGCACCTTCAGCGGCGTGCCCGAGGGCTGAGCATCCAGGACGCCGACCAGGTCGCCACGGCCGTCGGCGACCTGCCGCTCGCCGTCGAACAGGCCGCGGCCTGGATCGCGGAGACGGCGACCCCGGTCGCCGAGTATCTGGAGCAGCTCAGGGAGCAGGCGGCGAGCGTCCTGGCGCTCAACCAGCCCGCCGGGTATCCCGAGCCGGTCGCCGCGACCTGGAACGTCTCCATCGAGCGGCTCAAGGAGCGATCGCCCGCCGCGGTGCGCCTCCTCCAGCTCTGCGCCTTCTTCGCGCCCGAGCCGATCTCCGCGAACCTCCTCTACAGCAAGGAGATGATCGACGCGCTCAAGCCGTACGACTCCTCGCTCCAGGAGAAGCTGGTGCTCGGCCGGGTCATCCGGGAGATCGGCCGGTTCGCGCTGGCCAAGGTCGATCAGGTCTCCAACAGCATCCAGGTGCACCGGCTGGTGCAGGCCGTGATCCGCGCCCAGCTGTCCGAGCAGGAGCAGCGGGACGCGCGGCACGCCGTCCACCGGGTCCTCGCCGGTGCGCGGCCCGACGACGACGAGCCGATCGACAACCCGGAGACATGGCCGCGGTTCGCCACCATCTGGCCGCACCTCGGCCCCTCGGAGGCCCGGTTCTGCAAGGAGCCGGAGACACGCCGGCTGATGATCGACCGGGTGCGCTATCTGTGGAAGCGCGGTGACTGGAACGCGGCCTCGGCGCTCGGCGGCGAACTGCGCGAGATCTGGAAGGAGAAGCTCGGCAACGACGATCTGCAGTACCTCTACCTCCGCTTCCACCTCTCCAACATCCTTCGCTCGCAGGGCCGTTATGTGGAGGCCAAGGAGCTGGACGAGGTGACCCTGGAGCGTCAGCAGGAGGTGCTGGGGACGTCCCATCCGCATACGTACATGACCACCAGCGGTCTGGCGATGGACCTCGGCACCCTCGGCGATTACGGCAGGGCCATGGAACTGGCGACACAGGCGCACGAGGGATTCAGCCAGATCTTCCACGAGTCCCATCCGCGTACGCTCGCGGCAGCCAACAACCTGGCGCTGAACCTGCGCATGGTCGGCCAGTACGCCAAGGCGCGCGAGATCGACCAGGAGGTCTTCGACCGGCGGACCGAGGTGCTCGGCCCGGACCATCCGTACACCCTCTCCTCGGCCATGAATCTGGCGCGGGACCTGCGGGAGGTCGGCCGGTACGAGGACTCGGTCTCCATGCTCAGCCGTACCTACGACCTGTACAAGGAGCAGCTCGGCCGGGCCTTCCCGGGCACGCTCGCCGCGGCCAAGAGCCTTGCCGTCTCGCTGCGCAGAGCAGGCCGCCTGGAGGACGCGCGGCGGCTCACCACAGCCACCCGCAACCGCTACCGCGCCAAGTACACCTCGGCCAACCCGGACTCGCTGGCCTGCGACCTGAACCTGGCGGCCGACCTGTTCGCGGCCGGTGAGCCGGTGGCGGCGCGCGATCTGGCGCAGGAGGTCGTCGACCAGTACACGAAGGTGCCGGGGGACCGGCACCCGTACACCCTGGCCGCCATCAACAACCTCGGCATCTTCCAGTGGGGCTGCGGCGCTCCGGAGGCGGCGGAGCAGCTGTTGCTGAGGGTGACCAGGACCATGCGGGAGGTCCTGGGGGAGAGTCACCCGCACGCGCTCTTCAGCACCATCAATCTGGCCAATGCGCTCGCGGATCTGGGCGGTCTCGAGGAGGCGCTGGCGATCGAGCAGCGGACCGTGGCCCGGCTGCGCGAGGTGCTGGGCGCGCACCATCCCGAGGTGCTCGGTGTCGCCTCCAACGTGGCCGTCACGCTCGGCATGCTGGGCCGCAAGGACGAGGCGGCGCAGCTGCGGGCGGAGACCGTGGATGAGCTGCAGCGGCTGCTGGGCGACGAGCATGCGCTGACCCGGCTCGCGCGCGACGAGCGCAGGGTGCACCGCGATCTGGAGCCGCTGGCGGTCTGA
- a CDS encoding TIR-like protein FxsC: MSDSSQRAADHRPYFFLSYAHTPRYGAGGPDPDMWVERLFRDLCGHVMAMTDLPAGAPAGFMDREIRSGEGWSERLGEVLSTCRVFVPLFSPRYFASEMCGKEWYAFAQRAIYHQAKSNKPAEAIVPALWVPMPPEQLPGPAERLQFNHRAFGDRYVTDGLYGLIKLRIFAEEYEAAVYELAKRIVSVADTTRVGSGSPVDYRQAPSAFGKPTGGPRPMHVTVAAPTSHDLPDGRAADYYGKQSQDWNPYHPDSARPLAYVAQDLVRSLNYQATVSSFDHETPPDISQPPTRPEILLVDRWALEDEERRERLAAFDAEPRPWVSVVVPWNRDDPQSRISEAELVEKLERTMPHQMRQGRAACRAAAKGVLSMEAFGQILPQVVESAAQEYLRHAEVFPPAARPGAAPIERPRLRGPMAAEYGTTHYVPNMRDIAPDAEDTDDSQS, translated from the coding sequence GTGTCAGATTCATCGCAGCGAGCGGCGGACCATCGGCCGTACTTCTTCTTGAGTTATGCGCACACACCGCGGTACGGGGCAGGGGGACCGGACCCCGATATGTGGGTCGAGCGGCTCTTCCGTGATCTGTGCGGTCATGTGATGGCCATGACCGATCTGCCGGCCGGCGCTCCTGCCGGGTTCATGGACCGGGAGATCCGTTCGGGGGAGGGCTGGTCGGAGCGGCTGGGCGAAGTGCTCTCCACCTGCCGGGTGTTCGTTCCGCTCTTCTCGCCGAGGTACTTCGCCAGCGAGATGTGCGGCAAGGAGTGGTACGCCTTCGCCCAGCGGGCCATTTACCACCAGGCGAAGAGCAACAAGCCGGCGGAGGCGATCGTGCCCGCACTGTGGGTGCCGATGCCGCCGGAGCAACTCCCCGGACCCGCAGAGCGGTTGCAGTTCAACCACCGTGCCTTCGGGGACCGGTATGTGACCGACGGTCTCTACGGACTGATCAAACTCCGAATATTCGCCGAGGAGTACGAGGCAGCCGTCTATGAACTGGCCAAACGCATTGTCAGCGTGGCGGACACGACGCGCGTGGGCTCCGGCAGCCCCGTCGACTACCGACAGGCGCCCAGTGCCTTCGGCAAGCCCACCGGCGGCCCCCGCCCGATGCATGTCACCGTCGCCGCGCCCACCAGCCACGACCTTCCCGACGGCCGGGCCGCCGACTACTACGGCAAGCAGTCGCAGGACTGGAATCCGTACCATCCGGACTCCGCACGGCCGTTGGCGTACGTCGCCCAGGATCTGGTGCGCTCCCTCAACTACCAGGCGACAGTCTCCTCCTTCGACCACGAGACACCGCCCGACATCAGTCAGCCGCCCACCCGGCCCGAGATACTTCTCGTCGACCGCTGGGCCCTTGAGGACGAGGAGCGGCGCGAGAGACTCGCGGCCTTCGACGCGGAGCCGCGCCCCTGGGTGAGCGTCGTCGTCCCCTGGAACCGTGACGACCCCCAGAGCCGGATATCGGAGGCCGAGCTGGTGGAGAAGCTGGAACGAACAATGCCGCACCAGATGCGCCAGGGACGCGCCGCCTGCCGGGCAGCCGCCAAGGGCGTGCTCAGCATGGAGGCTTTCGGCCAGATCCTGCCCCAGGTGGTGGAGTCGGCAGCCCAGGAGTATCTGCGCCACGCCGAGGTCTTCCCGCCGGCGGCGCGGCCCGGAGCGGCCCCGATCGAACGGCCCCGGCTCCGCGGCCCGATGGCGGCGGAGTACGGCACCACGCACTACGTCCCGAACATGCGTGACATCGCCCCCGATGCGGAGGACACGGATGACAGCCAGTCGTGA
- a CDS encoding AAC(3) family N-acetyltransferase, which yields MTLLVHASLRFTGLDADTLRDALTEVLGKDGTLVVPAFTMENSDTSHSYLARVRGMTPEQAAAFRAEMPAFDAATSRSQGMGRLAESVRTAEGAVRSAHPQSSFAGLGRRAAELLADHPLESHLGEHSPLGALYRAGAQVLMIDVDFAVCTAFHLAEYRTGSPRRTYRCVVQRPGGGKEWAEYTDVELDDSDFDAIGATFPWGTEQKGQLGGRPARLFSIKDAVDHAQSWMTEKRC from the coding sequence ATGACGCTCCTCGTCCATGCCTCACTGCGTTTCACCGGACTGGACGCGGACACCCTGCGCGACGCGCTGACCGAGGTCCTGGGCAAGGACGGCACCCTGGTGGTGCCCGCCTTCACCATGGAGAACTCCGACACCTCCCACTCGTATCTGGCACGGGTGCGGGGGATGACACCCGAGCAGGCGGCGGCCTTCCGGGCGGAGATGCCGGCCTTTGACGCCGCGACCTCACGCAGCCAGGGGATGGGCCGGTTGGCCGAGTCCGTACGGACCGCCGAAGGAGCCGTACGCAGCGCCCATCCGCAGTCCTCGTTCGCCGGGCTGGGACGGCGTGCCGCGGAACTGCTCGCAGATCATCCACTGGAATCCCATCTCGGTGAGCATTCGCCGCTCGGGGCTCTGTACCGGGCCGGGGCGCAGGTTTTGATGATCGATGTCGATTTCGCCGTGTGTACGGCATTCCATCTCGCCGAATACCGGACCGGATCGCCCCGGCGCACCTATCGTTGTGTGGTGCAGCGACCTGGCGGCGGCAAGGAATGGGCCGAGTACACCGATGTCGAACTGGACGACAGCGATTTCGACGCGATCGGCGCCACCTTCCCCTGGGGGACGGAGCAGAAGGGACAACTGGGAGGAAGGCCCGCAAGATTGTTCTCGATCAAGGACGCGGTCGACCATGCACAGAGCTGGATGACCGAAAAGCGGTGTTGA
- the fxsB gene encoding radical SAM/SPASM protein FxsB, inactivated metallohydrolase extension form — protein sequence MTGPLVPFREIVLKVHSRCDLACDHCYIYEHADQSWRTRPKAISDEAISWTALRLAEHAKSHALPSVSVILHGGEPLLAGPARLRRICEELTGALDSVADLDLRIHTNGLQLSPRYLDLFGEYDVKVGISLDGDRGANDRHRRFADGRTSHPLVLKAVDLLRQEQYRHLYLGLLCTIDVANDPIAVYDALTELDPPRIDFLLPHATWDDPPARPDGSPTAYADWILAIFDRWEAQGRNVPVRLFESVLSTLGGGPSLTESLGLAPTDLVVVETDGTLEQVDSLKSAYEGAAATGFDVFAHSFDEVAAHPGVRARQLGLAGVSETCRQCPVVRSCGGGLYTHRYRSANDFDNTSVYCTDLEALILGIEQRTAAAMVSPAVTDPGALLFLQQDLTRTMLADLHQELDGRGGAAWQTAWELASAVERTSDGLDEICAHPYTRTWLHTCLDALREGRPEAPQLARRLSSYVAAAAVRGGLDLPVLVDCHDGRLRLPTLGELRLDGVGAYCEAEVRGSEKAFQVRVRGHEPWTVRLNEAAHTEATCAEATGADATRVEATRAWRPVQRLALDGWPGLVIDDIDPYRDCFEGAVQERGQSDEAARATLLTEAWALLRAGVPEQAAELAGSLTTLTPLASAEPPGEPSVGRHAYGALGLALRGTPADVATALLRGFRQATLQALSQVADLYAQDGWWRHPAPWQHEPVPVSELLAGAYERVGLAALGPAAGGVEQEQAGQALRTLERTAELTVSGRRLVADLREQAGRG from the coding sequence ATGACTGGACCCCTGGTCCCTTTCCGCGAGATCGTATTGAAGGTCCACAGCAGGTGTGATCTTGCTTGTGACCACTGCTATATCTACGAACACGCTGATCAGAGCTGGCGTACCCGCCCGAAGGCAATCTCTGACGAAGCGATTTCCTGGACAGCTCTGCGACTGGCCGAGCATGCCAAGAGCCATGCCCTGCCCTCCGTGTCAGTGATCCTGCACGGAGGGGAGCCTCTGCTCGCCGGACCCGCACGACTGCGACGCATCTGCGAGGAGCTGACCGGAGCCCTCGACTCGGTCGCCGATCTCGATCTGCGGATCCATACCAACGGCCTGCAGCTCAGCCCCCGCTATCTCGACCTCTTCGGCGAGTACGACGTCAAGGTCGGCATCTCCCTCGACGGGGACCGCGGCGCGAACGACCGGCACCGCCGCTTCGCGGACGGCCGCACCAGTCACCCCCTGGTCCTCAAGGCCGTCGACCTGCTCCGGCAGGAGCAGTACCGCCATCTCTACCTCGGGCTCCTCTGCACGATCGACGTGGCCAACGACCCGATCGCCGTGTACGACGCGCTGACCGAGCTGGACCCCCCGCGCATCGACTTTCTGCTGCCGCACGCCACCTGGGACGACCCGCCGGCCCGGCCGGACGGATCGCCGACCGCCTACGCCGACTGGATCCTCGCGATCTTCGACCGCTGGGAGGCGCAGGGCCGCAACGTACCGGTGCGGCTCTTCGAATCCGTGCTCTCCACCCTCGGCGGCGGCCCCAGCCTCACCGAATCCCTCGGCCTTGCGCCCACCGACCTCGTCGTCGTCGAAACCGACGGCACCCTCGAACAGGTCGACTCGCTCAAGAGCGCCTACGAAGGCGCGGCCGCCACCGGATTCGATGTTTTTGCCCACTCCTTCGACGAGGTGGCCGCCCACCCCGGCGTCAGGGCGCGCCAACTGGGGCTCGCCGGAGTGAGCGAGACCTGCCGGCAGTGCCCGGTCGTACGGTCCTGCGGCGGCGGGCTCTACACCCACCGCTACCGCTCCGCGAACGACTTCGACAACACCTCCGTGTACTGCACGGACCTCGAGGCGCTGATCCTGGGCATCGAGCAGCGCACGGCCGCCGCGATGGTCTCCCCGGCCGTGACCGACCCCGGAGCGCTGCTCTTCCTGCAACAGGATCTGACCCGCACCATGCTCGCCGACCTCCACCAGGAACTGGACGGCCGCGGCGGCGCGGCATGGCAGACGGCCTGGGAGCTGGCGTCAGCTGTCGAACGGACGTCGGACGGGCTCGACGAGATCTGCGCCCACCCCTACACCCGCACCTGGCTGCACACCTGTCTGGACGCCCTGCGCGAGGGGCGGCCGGAGGCACCGCAGCTCGCCCGCCGGCTGTCGTCGTACGTCGCCGCAGCGGCCGTACGGGGCGGGCTCGACCTCCCCGTGCTGGTGGACTGCCACGACGGCAGGCTCCGGCTGCCGACCCTCGGAGAGCTGCGTCTGGACGGCGTGGGGGCGTACTGCGAGGCCGAGGTGCGCGGCAGCGAGAAGGCCTTCCAGGTACGTGTGCGCGGCCACGAGCCGTGGACCGTACGCCTCAACGAAGCCGCCCACACCGAAGCCACTTGTGCCGAAGCCACAGGCGCCGATGCCACCCGTGTCGAAGCCACTCGCGCCTGGCGGCCCGTGCAGCGGCTCGCTCTGGACGGCTGGCCGGGCCTGGTGATCGACGACATCGATCCGTACCGGGACTGCTTCGAGGGGGCCGTACAAGAGCGCGGCCAGAGCGATGAAGCCGCCCGGGCCACGCTGCTGACCGAGGCGTGGGCCCTGCTGCGCGCGGGCGTACCGGAGCAGGCCGCCGAGCTCGCCGGGTCGCTCACCACCCTGACGCCGCTGGCCTCCGCAGAGCCCCCTGGCGAGCCGTCCGTGGGCCGGCACGCCTATGGAGCGCTCGGCCTCGCGCTGCGCGGCACGCCCGCGGATGTGGCGACCGCACTGCTGCGGGGCTTTCGGCAGGCCACACTCCAGGCCCTGTCCCAGGTCGCGGATCTCTATGCACAGGACGGCTGGTGGCGCCACCCGGCGCCCTGGCAGCACGAGCCGGTTCCGGTGTCCGAGCTGCTGGCCGGGGCGTACGAGCGCGTGGGCCTGGCCGCCTTGGGGCCCGCAGCCGGAGGTGTGGAGCAGGAGCAGGCAGGACAGGCGCTGCGGACGCTGGAACGCACCGCTGAACTGACTGTCAGCGGCAGGCGTCTGGTCGCCGACCTCCGCGAACAGGCCGGCCGTGGCTGA
- the fxsA gene encoding FxSxx-COOH cyclophane-containing RiPP peptide: MTIQTSASFAAAKKNRVPLAQIDVRGAEAAKKLARVLPASADRTVRASTFNSAL; the protein is encoded by the coding sequence ATGACGATTCAGACCTCCGCCTCCTTCGCCGCTGCGAAGAAGAATCGCGTCCCGCTGGCACAGATCGATGTGCGTGGTGCAGAAGCCGCCAAAAAGCTGGCCCGAGTGCTCCCCGCTTCTGCGGACCGGACTGTGCGTGCTTCCACCTTCAACTCGGCGCTCTAG
- a CDS encoding DUF4231 domain-containing protein, translated as MVFRNTDLPVLFHRTDTIAIARQREAIGATRSQLLLLVLGAALAALPSSLRLGSTFQLAGALSALAYAGVLVLSYRSSRHRAKSHWQLNRSAAEFIKSMCWRYAVHGAPFDSRCTDPDGLFTTRLEEGLRELAKVGWQDPRTNDQEAAAGDLLTTPMRRLRAKPFSIRKETYVRDRLIEQRNWYHRRTEISRRATTLWSFSIGLLTLLALLLAMLRTFSVAESVDMAGLLSAAAAACLAWSEIRRHQPLIAAHSLVEEDLAAMHTAMETTITDVEWPSAVYETERIVSPQHTDWLVRHRS; from the coding sequence ATGGTCTTCCGCAACACTGATCTGCCCGTCCTCTTTCACCGCACGGACACCATCGCCATCGCGCGCCAGCGCGAAGCCATCGGCGCCACCCGCTCCCAGCTGCTGCTCCTGGTCCTGGGCGCGGCGCTCGCGGCGCTGCCGTCCTCGCTCAGGCTCGGCAGCACGTTCCAACTCGCCGGCGCACTGAGCGCGTTGGCGTACGCCGGGGTGCTGGTGCTGAGCTACCGCTCGTCCCGGCACAGAGCAAAGTCGCACTGGCAACTCAACCGTTCCGCAGCGGAGTTCATCAAATCGATGTGCTGGCGGTACGCCGTCCACGGAGCGCCCTTCGACTCCCGTTGCACCGATCCGGACGGGCTGTTCACCACGCGCCTGGAGGAAGGGCTGCGGGAGCTGGCGAAGGTCGGCTGGCAGGACCCGCGGACAAACGACCAGGAGGCGGCCGCCGGTGACCTGCTCACCACTCCCATGCGGCGGCTGCGCGCCAAGCCGTTCAGTATCCGCAAGGAGACCTACGTCAGGGACCGGCTGATCGAGCAGCGCAACTGGTACCACCGGCGCACGGAGATCTCCCGTCGCGCCACCACACTCTGGTCCTTCTCGATCGGGCTGCTCACCCTGCTGGCGCTGCTCCTCGCGATGCTGCGGACCTTCTCGGTCGCCGAATCCGTCGATATGGCGGGCCTGCTGTCGGCTGCCGCGGCGGCCTGTCTGGCGTGGAGCGAGATCCGGCGCCATCAACCGCTCATCGCAGCACACTCCTTGGTGGAGGAGGATCTGGCGGCCATGCATACGGCGATGGAGACCACGATCACCGATGTGGAGTGGCCGTCGGCGGTCTACGAGACGGAGCGCATCGTGTCACCTCAGCACACCGACTGGCTTGTCAGACACCGGAGTTGA
- a CDS encoding S1 family peptidase, with product MRIKRTIPRSGAARRTRLLAVTTGLLAAAALAVPAASADSSQTFSANQLTAASDAVLDANVAGTAWHIDRATSTLVVTADSTVSQAEIAKIRQEAGSNAGALRIERTPGTFSKLISGGDAVYATSWRCSAGFNVRSGSTYYFLTAGHCTDGNPPWYTNSSRTTSIGPTVGSSFPGNDYGIVRYDNTSLAHPGTVGSVDITSAANATVNMSVTRRGSTTGTHSGRVTGLNATVNYGGGDVVYGMIRTNVCAEPGDSGGPLYSGSRAIGLTSGGSGNCSSGGTTFFQPVTEALSAYGVSVY from the coding sequence GTGAGGATCAAGCGCACCATCCCCCGCAGTGGCGCGGCGAGACGCACGCGTCTGCTCGCCGTCACCACCGGTCTGCTCGCCGCCGCAGCGCTGGCCGTCCCCGCCGCCAGCGCCGATTCATCACAGACCTTCAGCGCCAACCAGCTCACCGCCGCGAGTGACGCCGTACTCGACGCGAATGTGGCAGGCACCGCCTGGCACATCGACAGAGCGACCAGCACCCTGGTCGTCACGGCCGACAGCACCGTCTCCCAGGCCGAGATAGCCAAGATCAGGCAAGAGGCCGGATCCAACGCCGGCGCGCTGCGCATCGAGCGCACCCCCGGCACCTTCTCCAAGCTCATCTCCGGCGGCGACGCCGTCTACGCCACCAGCTGGCGCTGCTCCGCGGGCTTCAACGTCCGCAGCGGCAGCACCTACTACTTCCTGACCGCCGGCCACTGCACCGACGGCAACCCGCCCTGGTACACCAACTCCTCGCGTACCACGAGCATCGGCCCCACGGTCGGATCCAGCTTCCCGGGCAACGACTACGGCATCGTGAGGTACGACAACACCTCGCTCGCCCACCCGGGCACCGTCGGCAGCGTCGACATCACCAGCGCGGCCAACGCCACGGTGAACATGTCCGTCACCCGCCGCGGCTCCACCACGGGCACCCACAGCGGCCGGGTCACCGGACTGAACGCCACGGTCAACTACGGCGGCGGTGATGTCGTCTACGGCATGATCCGCACCAACGTCTGCGCCGAACCGGGCGACAGCGGAGGCCCGCTCTACTCCGGCAGCCGGGCCATCGGCCTGACCTCCGGCGGCAGCGGCAACTGCTCCTCCGGCGGCACGACGTTCTTCCAGCCGGTGACCGAGGCCCTCAGCGCCTATGGAGTCAGCGTCTACTGA